The proteins below come from a single Drosophila suzukii chromosome X, CBGP_Dsuzu_IsoJpt1.0, whole genome shotgun sequence genomic window:
- the rg gene encoding neurobeachin isoform X13 gives MDSLERLMRAAPLPRMLTSGVVATAAAAAAAAAGKGMVSVGGGVSGTTMATAGNGQQRALVHASLAAATVGRKGRHLTGTFCLTGDTMEGIIQCLVFLKAFSLVGGEFDMELNFVIQDAQNIKHMLELLDHCPPNLQAEIWSVFIAILRKSVRNLQACTDVGLIEHVLVRLQRSETVVADLLIEMLGVLASYSITVKELKLLFGTMKATNGKWPRHSAKLLNVLRQMPHRNGPDVFFSFPGRKGSAMVLPPLAKWPYENGFTFTTWFRLDPINSVNIEREKPYLYCFKTSKGVGYTAHFVGNCLVLTSMKVKGKGFQHCVKYEFQPRKWYMIAIVYIYNRWTKSEIKCLVNGQLASSTEMAWFVSTNDPFDKCYIGATPELDEERVFCGQMSAIYLFSEALTTQQICAMHRLGPGYKSQFRFDNECYLNLPDNHKRVSHFQLLPATLGASALPGGSGSGTGSGSDAAAAAAAAVAAGQQQQLQLQFQTLAAEQEARAIDWSDEKLDLNAAFVKIRAVLTARNAVTLAVTGSSSGNTPTAAAAAAAAAGAGATTAAATSAAATAATQNENDAAAAAAAAAVQQQQHATTSGNADDPLGHLPTGNASSFEQLRRMSSVSSLNSLLGTADTEEVNQLKAVLYDGKLSNAIVFMYNPVATDGQLCLQSSPKGNVSYFVHTPHALMLQDVKAVVTHSIHCTLNSIGGIQVLFPLFSQLDMAHEGLGDIKRDPTLCSKLLGFICELVETSQTVQQHMIQNRGFLVISFMLQRSSREHLTLEVLGSFLNLTKYLVTCLSANSDLLLKQLLDHVLFNPALWIYTPANVQARLYSYLATEFLSDTQIYSNVRRVSTVLQTVHTLKYYYWVVNPRAKSGIIPKGLDGPRPAQKDILAIRAYILLFLKQLIMIGNGVKEDELQSILNYLTTMHEDENLHDVLQMLISLMSEHPSSMVPAFDVKHGVRSIFKLLAAESQLIRLQALKLLGFFLSRSTHKRKYDVMSPHNLYTLLAERLLLYEESLSLPTYNVLYEIMTEHISQQILYTRHPEPESHYRLENPMILKVVATLIRQSKQTESLIDVKKLFLQDMTLLCNSNRENRRTVLQMSVWQEWLIAMAYIHPKSSEEQKISDMVYSLFRMLLHHAIKHEYGGWRVWVDTLAIVHSKVSYEEFKLQFAQMYEHYERQRTDNITDPALRQARPISTISGWEREELHQQQNGGSAAAAVAPNQQGAAGAVKGAVSIASLEDVPPVVEEEVEELELEEVEIQEGPIIEEAEPKSVIANISDVYNEQIKTDATCNGNLEEVKEEDSEIQELVEDLESKQPEASPLGALRETLQLGDDMDVEELELATAKDSLNAEQHVARVLQASEAALNDCKMAVDDVLQESSSVLKDEEIELAVNEVVQGVLNNEKKSQADKDKEQSVGQDNVNVSLLNSKNLLNNNNNNNNNNSPSATPTEPTTTTTATVGAETETEVNANEIVSSSPLAPKEERKTETVAEKGATPEVETPETAKPSPIVPSPVVATNQKTEDAANKLNNNEKLAEISASPEPIIVETPEADLLQLSDTETKPAKETEAEAEDPVALAVRDIVEQLIDKVIDATEAETASEIKTETNNNELPKGEKPNSEPGVSEVETPESLAAAAEEIVHEVVEAALVLVQEETTPVKAEEKVEDLLELDQKPAVTGVQEAKALPEVSKEPEEDLKTKEELTTEEPKDHKSQEVPAELPQKQEEHVVAIVNQVLDTLVDETVKAVAAEQTTQTSPAPEEESPKILTKQSGVTPVRVKPNEVDSTTQTTPKNEAGSNLLVEEVQQVLQEDEAQTAAGIASLEDEEYSNQQTASGVENPNGQMEANHYGPGNPESKQQQQQQQQQQQQQQRSKSGSTRPMFSPGPTRPPFRIPEFKWSYIHQRLLSDVLFSLETDIQVWRSHSTKSVLDFVNSSENAIFVVNTVHLISQLADNLIIACGGLLPLLASATSPNSELDVLEPTQGMPLEVAVSFLQRLVNMADVLIFATSLNFGELEAEKNMSSGGILRQCLRLVCTCAVRNCLECKERTRYNVGALARDVPGAAHLQALIRGAQASPKNIVESITGQLSPVKDPEKLLQDMDVNRLRAVIYRDVEETKQAQFLSLAIVYFISVLMVSKYRDILEPPAEPQIQRQSPVLQRTAGGGGRQIQDSDYEIIVVDENNPSVLADNDSHSSGPPSIKSVDSDVGSLNMNSTENEVPEVESSSEILIDDHKPSHSNDESWTDVNLNEDAAVQAASAGMVVGLVDNGGNVITDKHDPSSHHNQQQQQQQQQQQQHQQQQQQQQHGSLGNSERGDKPDSEISVVRVPDGYAGSGGSNPGQGQGVPPNQRPRPDELPMKAPALVAQLPLTTPSREASLTQKLEIALGPVCPLLREIMVDFAPFLSKTLVGSHGQELLMEGKGLTTFKNSHSVVELVMLLCSQEWQNSLQKHAGLAFIELINEGRLLSHAMKDHIVRVANEAEFILNRMRADDVLKHADFESQCAQTLLERREEERMCDHLITAARRRDNVIASRLLEKVRNIMCNRHGAWGDSSANTTSASGGAIVGAVQKSPYWKLDAWEDDARRRKRMVQNPRGSSHPQATLKAALENGGPEDAILQTRDEFHTQIAVSRAHPSGQHNGELLDDAELLIEDRELDLDLTGPVNISTKARLIAPGLVAPGTVSITSTEMFFEVDEEHPEFQKIDGEVLKYCDHLHGKWYFSEVRAIFSRRYLLQNVALEIFLASRTSILFAFPDQHTVKKVIKALPRVGVGIKYGIPQTRRASMMSPRQLMRNSNMTQKWQRREISNFEYLMFLNTIAGRTYNDLNQYPIFPWVLTNYESKDLDLSLPSNYRDLSKPIGALNPSRRAYFEERYESWDSDTIPPFHYGTHYSTAAFTLNWLVRVEPFTTMFLALQGGKFDYPDRLFSSVSLSWKNCQRDTSDVKELIPEWYFLPEMFYNSSGYRLGHREDGALVDDIELPPWAKSPEEFVRINRMALESEFVSCQLHQWIDLIFGYKQRGPEAIRATNVFYYLTYEGSVDLDGVLDPVMREAVENQIRNFGQTPSQLLMEPHPPRSSAMHLSPMMFSAMPEDLCQMLKFYQNSPVIHISANTYPQLSLPSVVTVTAGHQFAVNRWNCNYTASVQSPSYAESPQSPGSNQPLTIDPVLAVHGTNNNSNAVSRRHLGDNFSQMLKIRSNCFVTTVDSRFLIACGFWDNSFRVFATETAKIVQIVFGHFGVVTCMARSECNITSDCYIASGSADCTVLLWHWNARTQSIVGEGDVPTPRATLTGHEQAVTSVVISAELGLVVSGSSNGPVLIHTTFGDLLRSLDPPAEFHSPELITMSREGFIVINYDKGNVAAYTINGKKLRHETHNDNLQCMLLSRDGEYLMTAGDRGIVEVWRTFNLAPLYAFPACNAGIRSLALTHDQKYLLAGLSTGSIIVFHIDFNRWHHEYQQRY, from the exons ATCTGCTCATCGAGATGCTGGGCGTCCTGGCCAGCTATAGCATAACGGTGAAGGAGCTGAAGCTGCTCTTTGGGACGATGAAGGCCACCAATGGCAAGTGGCCGCGTCACTCGGCCAAGCTGCTGAACGTCCTCCGGCAGATGCCACATCGCAACGGACCGGATGTGTTCTTCAGCTTTCCGGGCCGCAAGGGATCG GCCATGGTCCTGCCGCCGTTGGCCAAATGGCCCTATGAGAATGGATTCACCTTCACCACCTGGTTTCGGCTGGATCCCATCAATTCGGTGAATATCGAAAGGGAGAAGCCTTACCTGTACTG CTTCAAGACATCGAAGGGTGTGGGCTATACGGCGCATTTTGTGGGCAATTGCCTCGTCCTCACCTCGATGAAGGTCAAGGGCAAGGGCTTTCAGCATTGTGTGAAATACGAATTCCAGCCACGAAAG TGGTATATGATTGCCATAGTGTATATATACAATCGTTGGACGAAAAGCGAAATCAAGTGCCTCGTTAATGGACAGCTGGCCTCTTCAACTGAGATGGCCTGGTTTGTTTCCACAAACGAT CCCTTTGACAAGTGCTACATTGGAGCCACCCCCGAATTGGACGAGGAGCGCGTGTTCTGTGGCCAAATGTCGGCGATCTACCTTTTCAGCGAGGCCCTGACCACGCAGCAGATCTGTGCGATGCACCGCCTGGGTCCCGGCTACAAG tCGCAGTTCCGGTTCGACAACGAGTGCTATCTAAATCTGCCGGACAATCACAAGCGGGTGAGTCACTTTCAACTTCTGCCAGCGACCTTGGGGGCGTCAGCACTGCCGGGCGGCAGTGGGAGTGGCACCGGAAGCGGTAGCGATgcggcagcagcggcggcagcagcCGTTGCCGCCGGACAGCAACAACAGTTGCAGCTGCAATTCCAAACGCTGGCCGCCGAACAGGAGGCGCGGGCAATCGATTGGTCCGATGAGAAACTCGATTTGAATGCGGCATTTGTGAAAATTCGAGCGGTCTTAACCGCACGCAATGCAGTGACCTTGGCGGTCACCGGAAGTAGCAGTGGCAACACCCccactgcagcagcagcagcagcagcagcagctggagCAGGAGCAACtactgcagcagcaacatctgcTGCTGCCACAGCGGCAACACAAAATGAAAAcgatgcagcagcagcagcagcagcagcagcggtacaacagcagcaacatgcaaCAACATCTGGCAACGCTGACGATCCGCTCGGCCATTTGCCCACCGGAAATGCTTCTTCTTTTG AGCAACTCCGTCGAATGTCCAGTGTGAGCAGCTTGAACTCACTGTTGGGAACCGCCGACACTGAGGAGGTCAACCAGCTGAAAGCT GTCCTGTACGATGGCAAACTATCGAATGCCATTGTGTTCATGTACAATCCAGTGGCCACCGATGGTCAATTGTGTCTGCAATCGTCGCCCAAGGGAAACGTTTCATATTTCGTGCACACACCGCATGCGCTGATGTTGCAG GATGTAAAGGCCGTGGTCACGCACTCGATACACTGCACCCTCAACTCGATTGGCGGCATCCAGGTGCTGTTCCCGCTCTTCTCGCAGCTGGACATGGCCCACGAGGGCCTGGGCGACATCAAGCGGGATCCCACGCTGTG CTCCAAGCTGCTGGGCTTCATCTGTGAACTGGTGGAAACATCGCAGACGGTGCAGCAGCACATGATCCAGAACCGGGGCTTCCTGGTCATCTCGTTCATGCTGCAGCGCTCCTCCCGCGAACACCTCACCCTCGAGGTCCTGGGATCCTTCCTGAACCTCACCAAGTATCTGGTCACCTGCCTGTCGGCCAACAGTGATCTGCTGCTCAAGCAG CTGCTGGACCATGTCCTCTTCAATCCAGCCCTGTGGATATACACACCCGCGAATGTCCAGGCGCGACTGTACTCCTATTTGGCCACCGAGTTCCTCTCGGACACGCAGATCTACAGCAATGTGAGGAGGGTCAGCACGGTCCTGCAGACGGTGCACACCCTGAAGTACTACTACTGGGTGGTCAATCCGCGGGCCAAAAGCGGCATCATCCCGAAGGGACTGG ATGGACCTCGTCCGGCCCAAAAGGACATCCTGGCCATTCGGGCCTACATCCTGCTGTTCCTCAAGCAGCTTATCATGATCGGCAATGGCGTGAAGGAGGACGAGCTGCAGAGCATACTTAACTATCTGACCACCATGCACGAG GACGAGAACCTGCACGACGTGCTGCAGATGCTCATCTCGCTGATGTCGGAGCATCCTAGCTCCATGGTACCTGCCTTCGATGTGAAGCACGGTGTGCGCAGCATCTTCAAGTTGTTGGCGGCCGAGAGTCAGTTGATTCGACTGCAGGCCCTCAAATTGCTGGGCTTCTTCCTTTCGCGAAGTACCCACAA ACGCAAGTACGACGTGATGTCGCCACACAATCTGTACACACTGCTGGCGGAACGATTGCTCCTCTATGAGGAGTCTCTCTCCCTGCCCACCTACAATGTCCTCTACGAGATTATGACGGAGCACATCTCGCAACAGATCCTGTACACACGACATCCGGAACCGGAGAGTCACTACCGTCTGGAGAATCCAA TGATCCTCAAGGTGGTGGCCACCCTGATTCGGCAGTCCAAGCAGACCGAGTCCCTGATCGATGTGAAGAAGCTGTTCCTGCAGGATATGACCCTGTTGTGCAACAGCAATCGGGAGAACCGACGCACCGTGCTCCAAATGTCCGTGTGGCAGGAGTGGCTCATTGCGATGGCCTACATCCATCCAAAGAGCAGCGAAGAGCAGAAGATTAGCGACATGGTCTACTCCCTGTTCCGCATGCTGCTCCATCATGCCATCAAGCATGAGTATGGCGGTTGGCGAGTTTGGGTAGATACCCTCGCCATTGTCCACTCGAAGGTGTCGTACGAGGAGTTCAAACTCCAGTTTGCCCAGATGTACGAGCACTACGAACGCCAGCGTACGGATAATATCACAGATCCCGCCCTGCGTCAGGCCAGGCCCATTAGTACGATCAGTGGTTGGGAACGGGAGGAGCTGCATCAGCAGCAGAATGGTGGATCCGCTGCAGCAGCAGTGGCTCCAAATCAGCAAGGAGCTGCCGGAGCGGTCAAGGGTGCCGTATCCATTGCCTCGCTGGAGGATGTGCCGCCCGTGGTcgaggaggaggtggaggaACTGGAACTCGAGGAGGTGGAGATCCAAGAGGGTCCCATCATCGAAGAGGCCGAACCGAAATCCGTGATAGCCAATATTTCCGATGTCTACAACGAGCAGATCAAAACCGATGCCACATGCAATGGCAATCTGGAAGAGGTCAAAGAGGAGGACTCTGAGATTCAGGAACTTGTTGAAGATCTCGAGTCCAAGCAACCGGAAGCATCTCCGTTGGGAGCCCTCAGGGAAACCCTGCAGCTGGGCGATGACATGGATGTCGAGGAACTGGAGCTGGCCACCGCCAAGGATTCGCTCAATGCGGAACAGCATGTGGCGCGAGTTCTTCAGGCCTCCGAGGCGGCACTCAACGATTGCAAAATGGCCGTCGATGATGTCCTGCAGGAGTCATCATCTGTCCTTAAGGACGAGGAGATCGAACTGGCGGTCAACGAAGTTGTTCAGGGTGTCCTTAACAACGAAAAGAAATCCCAGGCCGATAAGGATAAGGAACAGTCCGTGGGGCAGGATAATGTTAATGTTAGCCTGCTGAACAGCAAGAATCTGctcaacaataataataataacaataataacaatagtccgagtgccacgcccacagaGCCCACGACCACGACGACGGCGACGGTGGgagcggaaacggaaacggagGTCAATGCCAATGAGATCGTGAGCAGCAGCCCACTGGCACCCAAGGAGGAACGGAAAACGGAAACGGTAGCGGAAAAGGGAGCAACACCGGAAGTGGAAACACCGGAAACGGCCAAGCCAAGCCCCATAGTCCCCAGCCCCGTAGTAGCAACCAATCAAAAGACTGAAGATGCAGCCAACAAGCTGAACAACAACGAGAAGCTGGCCGAAATCAGCGCTAGTCCCGAGCCCATTATTGTGGAAACGCCAGAGGCTGATCTTCTCCAGCTTTCCGATACCGAAACCAAACCGGCAAAGGAAACGGAAGCGGAAGCTGAGGATCCTGTAGCACTGGCCGTTAGGGATATTGTCGAGCAACTCATCGACAAGGTGATCGATGCCACGGAAGCGGAAACGGCCAGTGAAATCAAAACAGAGACCAATAATAATGAACTACCCAAGGGGGAGAAACCCAATTCAGAGCCAGGGGTTTCCGAAGTGGAAACTCCCGAGAGTCTGGCCGCTGCCGCCGAGGAAATTGTCCATGAGGTAGTGGAGGCAGCTCTTGTTTTGGTCCAAGAAGAGACTACTCCGGTGAAAGCGGAGGAAAAGGTAGAGGATCTGCTTGAACTCGATCAAAAGCCAGCGGTTACAGGCGTTCAGGAAGCTAAGGCTCTCCCAGAAGTCTCTAAGGAACCAGAGGAAGATCTCAAAACCAAGGAGGAGCTGACAACCGAGGAGCCCAAGGATCACAAGTCCCAGGAAGTACCCGCGGAACTGCCCCAAAAACAAGAGGAGCATGTGGTGGCCATTGTCAACCAGGTACTCGACACCCTGGTCGACGAAACCGTCAAGGCCGTGGCCGCCGAGCAAACCACCCAGACTTCACCCGCTCCCGAGGAGGAATCACCCAAGATTCTGACCAAGCAATCGGGGGTGACGCCAGTGCGGGTCAAGCCCAATGAAGTGGACTCCACCACACAGACAACGCCGAAAAATGAGGCGGGATCTAATCTTCTGGTTGAAGAGGTGCAGCAAGTCCTTCAGGAGGACGAAGCTCAAACAGCCGCAGGCATTGCCTCCCTTGAAGATGAGGAGTACTCTAATCAACAGACAGCATCGGGTGTCGAAAATCCCAACGGTCAAATGGAGGCCAATCATTATGGCCCCGGCAATCCGGAATCcaagcaacagcaacaacaacagcagcagcagcaacaacagcaacagcgcTCCAAATCGGGTTCCACACGACCCATGTTCAGTCCAGGACCAACACGTCCACCCTTCCGGATACCGGAATTCAAGTGGTCCTACATCCATCAGCGACTCCTCAGCGATGTGCTCTTCTCGCTGGAAACGGACATTCAGGTGTGGCGCAGTCATTCGACCAAAAGCGTCCTGGACTTTGTCAACTCCAGTGAGAATGCCATCTTTGTGGTGAACACAGTGCATCTGATTTCGCAGCTGGCGGATAACCTGATTATTGCCTGCGGAGGATTGCTGCCCCTACTGGCCAGCGCCACGTCACCCAAT TCCGAACTGGATGTCCTCGAGCCCACGCAGGGCATGCCTTTGGAGGTCGCCGTGTCCTTCCTGCAGCGTCTGGTCAACATGGCTGATGTCCTTATCTTTGCCACGTCCCTGAATTTCGGTGAGCTGGAGGCGGAGAAGAACATGTCCAGTGGTGGCATCCTGCGCCAGTGCCTCCGGCTGGTCTGCACCTGTGCGGTGAGGAATTGCCTGGAGTGCAAGGAGCGAACGCGCTATAATGTTGGAGCCTTGGCGAGAGACGTTCCGGGTGCGGCGCACCTGCAGGCCCTCATTCGCGGTGCCCAGGCATCGCCCAAG AACATTGTCGAGTCAATCACCGGTCAATTATCACCTGTTAAGGATCCCGAGAAGCTGCTCCAGGACATGGACGTCAATCGCCTGCGTGCCGTCATCTATCGCGATGTG GAGGAGACGAAGCAGGCACAGTTCCTGTCGCTGGCAATCGTCTACTTCATATCGGTCCTGATGGTCTCCAAGTATCGTGATATTCTGGAGCCGCCGGCAGAGCCGCAGATCCAGCGTCAATCGCCAGTGCTACAGCGCACGGCAGGCGGCG GTGGTCGCCAAATCCAGGATAGTGACTATGAAATAATTGTTGTCGATGAGAACAATCCATCCGTTTTGGCCgataatgattcacattccAGTGGACCGCCTTCCATAAAG AGCGTCGATTCGGATGTGGGTTCCCTCAACATGAACTCCACGGAGAACGAAGTGCCCGAGGTGGAGTCCTCCAGCGAGATCCTCATCGATGACCACAAGCCTAGCCATTCGAACGACGAAAGCTGGACGGATGTGAATCTTAACGAGGATGCGGCCGTTCAGGCGGCCAGTGCCGGCATGGTTGTGGGATTGGTGGATAATGGTGGTAATGTCATAACCGACAAGCACGACCCATCATCGCATCAcaaccagcaacagcagcagcagcaacagcaacagcagcagcatcagcagcagcaacaacagcagcagcatggTTCACTTGGCAACTCGGAGCGGGGTGATAAACCCGATTCGGAGATATCGGTGGTCCGTGTACCCGATGGTTATGCCGGTTCCGGTGGCTCTAATCCTGGACAAGGTCAGGGTGTCCCGCCAAATCAGCGTCCTCGTCCCGACGAGTTGCCCATGAAGGCTCCCGCCTTGGTGGCCCAGTTGCCACTGACCACGCCGTCGCGAGAGGCAAGTCTCACCCAGAAACTGGAAATTGCACTGGGACCAGTGTGTCCATTGCTGCGCGAAATCATGGTGGATTTCGCTCCATTCCTGTCCAAGACCCTCGTTGGTTCGCATGGCCAGGAACTGCTGATGGAGGGCAAGGGACTGACCACATTCAAGAACTCCCATTCGGTGGTCGAGCTGGTGATGCTGCTCTGCTCCCAGGAATGGCAGAATAGCCTGCAGAAACATGCCGGTCTGGCCTTCATCGAGCTGATCAACGAGGGTCGCCTCCTGTCGCATGCCATGAAGGATCACATCGTGAGGGTGGCCAATGAGGCGGAGTTCATACTGAATCGTATGCGTGCCGATGATGTACTCAAGCATGCCGACTTTGAATCGCAGTGTGCCCAAACCCTCTTGGAGCGCAGGGAGGAGGAGAGGATGTGTGATCACCTCATAACCGCCGCTCGTCGTCGGGATAATGTGATTGCCAGCCGGCTGCTGGAGAAGGTGCGGAACATAATGTGCAATCGTCATGGAGCCTGGGGTGATTCCAGTGCCAACACGACGAGTGCCAGTGGTGGCGCCATTGTGGGAGCAGTGCAAAAGAGTCCGTACTGGAAACTGGATGCCTGGGAGGATGATGCCCGTCGCCGGAAGCGGATGGTACAGAATCCTCGCGGCTCATCGCATCCACAGGCCACGCTGAAGGCGGCTCTGGAGAATGGTGGACCCGAAGATGCCATCCTGCAGACACGCGATGAGTTCCACACTCAGATTGCCGTTTCGCGAGCCCATCCATCGGGTCAGCACAATGGTGAACTTTTGGACGATGCGGAGCTGTTGATCGAGGATCGAGAATTGGATCTGGATCTCACGGGTCCGGTCAACATTAGCACCAAGGCGAGATTGATAGCTCCGGGTTTGGTGGCCCCTGGCACTGTTTCGATAACCAGCACTGAAATGTTCTTTGAGGTCGATGAAGAGCATCCCGAATTCCAGAAGATCGATGGGGAAGTTCTCAAATACTGCGATCATTTGCACGGCAAGTGGTACTTCTCCGAGGTGAGGGCCATCTTCTCGAGGCGCTATCTCCTGCAGAATGTGGCACTGGAGATATTTTTGGCCAGCAGGACATCCATTCTGTTCGCCTTTCCCGATCAGCATACGGTGAAGAAGGTGATCAAAGCTCTGCCCCGTGTTGGAGTGGGCATAAAGTATGGAATACCCCAGACACGCAGGGCATCAATGATGTCGCCAAGGCAGCTGATGCGCAACTCCAATATGACCCAGAAATGGCAGCGTCGCGAGATTAGCAACTTTGAGTATCTAATGTTCCTCAATACAATCGCCGGCAGGACGTACAACGACCTCAATCAGTATCCCATCTTCCCGTGGGTGCTGACCAATTACGAGTCCAAGGATTTGGATCTCAGCCTGCCCTCGAACTATAGGGATCTATCGAAACCCATTGGGGCATTGAATCCATCGCGTAGAGCGTACTTTGAGGAGCGTTACGAGAGTTGGGACAGCGATACCATACCGCCCTTCCACTATGGCACCCATTATTCCACAGCGGCCTTTACGCTCAACTGGTTGGTGCGCGTGGAACCGTTCACCACCATGTTCCTGGCCCTGCAGGGCGGCAAGTTCGATTATCCCGATAGGTTGTTCAGTTCGGTATCGCTGTCGTGGAAGAATTGCCAGCGGGATACGTCGGACGTTAAGGAACTGATACCCGAATGGTATTTCCTCCCCGAGATGTTCTACAACTCGTCGGGCTATCGGTTGGGTCATCGCGAGGATGGTGCCTTGGTGGATGATATCGAACTACCGCCCTGGGCCAAGAGCCCCGAGGAATTTGTGCGCATCAATCGCATGGCTTTGGAATCGGAATTCGTATCCTGCCAACTGCATCAGTGGATCGATTTGATCTTTGGCTATAAGCAACGTGGTCCCGAGGCCATTAGGGCCACCAATGTGTTCTACTACCTGACCTATGAGGGTAGCGTCGACCTGGATGGCGTCCTGGATCCTGTGATGCGCGAAGCTGTGGAGAATCAGATCCGCAATTTTGGCCAAACTCCAAGTCAACTGCTGATGGAACCCCATCCGCCGCGCAGCTCGGCCATGCATCTGTCGCCGATGATGTTCAGTGCAATGCCCGAGGATCTATGCCAGATGCTCAAGTTCTATCAGAACTCACCGGTCATTCACATCTCGGCCAACACCTATCCACAATTGTCGCTGCCATCGGTGGTGACGGTCACGGCGGGTCACCAGTTCGCGGTGAATCGATGGAACTGCAACTATACCGCCTCCGTCCAGAGTCCCAGCTACGCCGAATCGCCCCAATCACCGGGATCCAATCAGCCACTGACCATCGATCCGGTTCTGG CTGTCCATGGTACCAACAATAATAGCAATGCGGTCAGTCGACGACATTTGGGTGATAACTTCAGCCAAATGCTCAAGATCCGATCGAACTGCTTTGTCACCACGGTGGATAGTCGGTTTCTCATCGCCTGTGGATTCTGGGACAACAGTTTCCGGGTGTTTGCCACCGAAACAG CGAAAATCGTGCAAATTGTGTTCGGACACTTTGGAGTGGTGACCTGCATGGCCCGTTCCGAGTGCAACATCACCTCGGATTGCTACATCGCCTCCGGATCCGCCGACTGCACGGTGCTCCTGTGGCACTGGAATGCCCGTACCCAGAGCATCGTGGGCGAGGGCGATGTGCCCACTCCACGGGCCACCCTAACGGGTCACGAACAGGCGGTGACCTCGGTGGTGATCAGTGCCGAACTGGGTCTGGTTGTCTCGGGATCGTCAA ATGGACCCGTGCTAATCCACACCACTTTCGGCGACCTTCTGCGCTCGCTGGATCCACCGGCGGAGTTCCACTCCCCGGAACTGATCACCATGTCCCGCGAGGGCTTCATTGTCATCAATTACGACAAGGGCAATGTGGCCGCCTACACCATCAATGGCAAGAAACTGCGCCACGAGACGCACAACGACAATCTACAG tgcatgCTGCTGTCGCGCGATGGTGAATACCTGATGACCGCCGGCGATCGCGGCATCGTGGAGGTGTGGCGCACCTTCAACCTAGCACCACTTTATGCCTTCCCCGCCTGCAATGCGGGCATCCGATCTTTGGCCCTCACCCACGATCAGAA ATACCTTCTGGCCGGACTTTCGACGGGCTCGATCATAGTATTCCACATCGATTTCAATCGCTGGCACCATGAGTACCAGCAGCGCTACTAA